In Arvicanthis niloticus isolate mArvNil1 chromosome 10, mArvNil1.pat.X, whole genome shotgun sequence, a single genomic region encodes these proteins:
- the LOC117716447 gene encoding LOW QUALITY PROTEIN: transcription factor 20-like (The sequence of the model RefSeq protein was modified relative to this genomic sequence to represent the inferred CDS: inserted 9 bases in 6 codons; deleted 8 bases in 5 codons; substituted 3 bases at 3 genomic stop codons) yields the protein MQSFREQSSYHGNQQSYPQEVHSSSRTEECSPHQAQMFQNFAGAGGGSSGTGSHSSRRRGTAAAAAKMASETSGHQGYQGFRKEAGDFYYMAGNKDTMAAGTPAASSRRPSGPVQSYGPPQGSSFGHQWYASEGHVSQFQAQHSALGGVSYDQQDYTGPFSPGSAXYQQQASSQQQQQQQQQQQKKKRQQLYQSHQPLPQATGQPASGSSHLQPMQRPSTLPSSACCQLRVVGQFDQHYQSSASSSSSSSSPSPQXQSGQSYGGSYSVNARSQYEGHSVRSNAQAYGKQSNYSXQPQSMKNFKQAKIPPGTQQGQQQQQQQQQHPNPQHVMQYTNAATKLPLPSQVGQYSQPEVPVRSPMQFHQNFSPISNPSPAASVVQLQAVAPTPSPLMQSGENLQCGQGNVPMSSRDQILQLMPQLSPTPSMMPSPYSHAAGFGLEGVPEKRLTDSGLSSSSVLSTQVANLPNTVQHMLLSDALTPQKKTSKRPSSSSKKADSCTNSEGTSQPEEQLKSPMAESLDGGCSSSSEDQGERVRQLSGQNTSSDATCKCGASEKAGSSPTQGAQNEAPKLSTSPATREEAASPGAKDTSLSSEGNTKADEKTVGVIVSREATTGRVEKSGGQDKASQEDGPAASQRPLSNSSIKDISHTSLPQPDPPGGGNKGNKSGDNNSSNHNGEGNGXTSHSAVGPSFTGRTEPSKSPGSLRYSYKESFGSAVPLNVSGFPQYPSGQEKGDFGSHGDRKGRNEKFPSLLQEVLQGYHHHPDRRYPRSAQEHQGIASGLEGTARPNILVSQTNELASRGLQNKSIESLLGNPHWGPWERKSGSTAPEMKQINLSDYPIPRKFEIEPLSSAHEPGGSLSERSVICDISPLRQIVRDPGAHSLGHMGADTRIGRNEHLNPSLSQSVILPGGLVSRETKLKSQSGQIKEEDFEQSKSQVSFNHXDGDHCHPTSIQHETCRGNASPGAAAHDSISDYGPQDSRSTPTRQVPGRAGSRETLRGQSSSQYHEFAEKLKMSPGRSRGPGSDPHHMNPHMSFSERANRSSLHAPFSLNSESLASAYHTNTGAHAYGDPNTGLNTQLHYMRQMYQQQQEEYKDWASSSAQGVIAAAQHRQEGPQKSPRQQQFLDRVRSPLKNDKDGMMYGPPVGTYHDPSTQEAGRCLMSSDGLPAKSMELKHSSRKLQESCXQTSPAKISGPPGMSNQKRYGPPHEPDGHGLAESAQSSKPSNVMLQLPGQEDHSSHNPLIMRRRVRSFISHIPSNRQSXDVKKTVTXCLLHTSKEGADKAXNSYSHLSHSQDIKPIPKRDASKDLPNPDNRNCPAVTLTSPAKTETLPPRKGRGLKLEAIVQKITSPNIRRSASASRAEGGGDTVTLDDILSLKSGLPEGGTVATQEAEMEKRKGEVVSDPVSATSQEANVEKPLPGPSEEWCGSGDDKVKTEAHVETASTGKEPSGTMTSTASQKPGGNQGRPDGSLSGAAPLIFPDSKNVAPVGILAPEANPKAEEKENNTAMISPKQESFPPKGYFPSGKKKGRPIGSVNKQKKQQQQPPPPPQAPQMPEGSADGEPKPKKQRQTRERRKPGAQPRKRKTKQAVPIEEPQEPEIKLTYATQPLDKTDAKNKSFSPYIHVVNKSELGAVCTIINAGEEEQTKLVRSRKGQRSLTPPPSSTESKVLPASSFMLRGPVVTESSVMGHLVCCLCGKWASYRNMGDLFGPFYPQDYAASLPKKPPPKRSTEMQSRVKVQHKSASNGSKTDAEEEEEQQQQKEQRSLAAHPRFKRCHRSEDCGGGPRSLSRGFPCKTAAAEGSSEKTVSDTKPTTSEGGPELELQIPELPLDSNEFWVHEGCILWANGIYLVCGRLYGLQEMLEIAREIKCSHCQEAGATLGCYNKGCPFRYHYPCAIDADCLLHEENFSVRCPKHRVRLEMRRWWAYLMQWNPPAVQSQPTLPCPASPLGLPMPEFSPYVLPSHSDW from the exons ATGCAGTCATTTCGGGAGCAAAGCAGTTACCACGGAAACCAGCAGAGCTACCCACAGGAGGTGCACAGCTCATCCCGTACAGAAGAGTGCAGCCCTCATCAGGCCCAAATGTTCCAGAATTTTGCGGGAGCAGGTGGCGGTAGTAGTGGCACTGGCAGCCACAGTAGCAGGCGGCGAGGaacagctgctgcagcagca aaAATGGCTAGCGAGACCTCTGGCCATCAAGGCTATCAGGGTTTCAGGAAAGAAGCTGGGGATTTTTACTACATGGCAGGCAACAAAGACACCATGGCAGCAGGAACCCCCGCAGCCTCC AGCAGAAGGCCTTCTGGGCCTGTGCAGAGCTATGGACCTCCCCAGGGGAGCAGCTTTGGCCATCAG TGGTATGCCAGTGAGGGTCATGTGAGCCAATTTCAAGCACAGCACTCTGCCCTTGGTGGTGTGTCTTATGATCAGCAGGATTACACAGGGCCTTTCTCTCCTGGGAGTG CCTATCAACAGCAGGCCTCtagccaacagcagcagcagcagcagcagcagcagcagaagaagaagagacaACAGCTTTACCAATCTCATCAGCCTCTGCCACAAGCCACTGGACAACCAGCCTCTGGCTCATCCCATCTACAGCCAATGCAACGGCCTTCAACTCTGCCATCTTCTGCTTGTTGTCAGTTAAGAGTGG tgggtcagtttgaccagcactaccagtcttctgcttcctcttcttcttcctcctcctctccttcaccACA TCAGTCTGGACAAAGCTATGGTGGCAGTTACAGTGTGAATGCCAGATCTCAGTATGAAGGGCATAGTGTGCGTTCTAATGCACAGGCTTATGGAAAACAATCAAATTACAGCTAGCAACCTCAgtcaatgaaaaattttaaacaggCTAAGATTCCACCAGGAACCCAACaggggcagcagcagcaacagcagcaacagcaacacccc aacccccagcatgTGATGCAGTACACAAATGCTGCCACCAAGCTGCCTTTGCCAAGCCAGGTGGGGCAGTACAGCCAGCCTGAGGTCCCTGTAAGGTCCCCTATGCAGTTTCACCAGAACTTCAGCCCGATCTCTAACCCTTCTCCAGCTGCTTCTGTGGTTCAACTCCAAGCTGTAGCTCCTACCCCTTCTCCTCTCATGCAGAGTGGTGAGAATCTCCAGTGTGGGCAAGGCAATGTGCCCATGAGTTCCAGAGACCAAATTTTACAGCTAATGCCCCAACTCAGTCCAACTCCATCGATGATGCCCAGTCCATATTCTCATGCTGCAGGGTTTGGCTTAGAAGGGGTGCCGGAAAAGCGGCTGACTGATTCTGGGTTGAGTAGTTCGAGTGTTCTGAGCACTCAAGTGGCCAATCTTCCTAATACTGTCCAGCACATGTTACTTTCTGATGCCTTGACACCTCAGAAGAAGACTTCTAAGAGGCCCTCATCATCATCTAAGAAAGCAGATAGCTGTACAAACTCAGAAGGCACCTCACAGCCTGAAGAACAACTAAAGTCC CCTATGGCAGAGTCATTGGATGGAGGTTGCTCTAGTAGTTCAGAAGATCAAGGTGAGAGAGTGAGGCAACTAAGTGGCCAGAACACTAGCTCTGATGCCACCTGTAAGTGTGGAGCTTCAGAGAAAGCTGGCTCCTCACCAACACAAGGTGCTCAGAATGAGGCCCCTAAGCTCAGTACCAGTCCTGCAACTAGGGAAGAAGCTGCCTCTCCAGGTGCTAAGGACACATCACTGTCATCTGAGGGGAACACAAAAGCCGATGAGAAGACAGTTGGGGTGATTGTCTCCCGAGAAGCCACGACAGGTCGGGTAGAAAAATCTGGTGGACAAGATAAAGCCTCCCAGGAGGATGGTCCTGCTGCCAGTCAGAGACCACTTAGCAATAGTAGCATAAAGGATATCAGCCACACGTCACTTCCACAGCCAGATCCTCCAGGAGGAGGGAACAAAGGAAACAAGAGTGGTGATAATAATAGCTCTAACCACAATGGAGAGGGAAATGGCTAGACTAGCCACTCTGCAGTAGGCCCAAGTTTCACAGGCAGGACTGAGCCTAGCAAGTCTCCTGGAAGTTTGCGCTATAGTTACAAAGAGAGTTTTGGGTCAGCTGTACCACTAAATGTCAGTGGTTTTCCTCAGTATCCTTCAGGACAAGAAAAAGGGGATTTTGGCAGCCATGGGGATCGAAAGGGTAGAAATGAGAAGTTCCCAAGTCTCCTACAGGAAGTGCTTCAGGGCTACCACCACCATCCTGACAGAAGGTATCCTAGAAGCGCTCAGGAGCATCAAGGGATAGCTAGTGGCCTGGAAGGAACTGCAAGGCCCAACATCTTAGTCAGTCAAACCAATGAATTAGCCAGCAGGGGCCTTCAGAACAAGAGTATTGAGTCCCTGTTGGGAAATCCCCACTGGGGACCATGGGAAAGAAAGTCAGGCAGCACAGCTCCTGAAATGAAACAAATCAATTTGTCTGACTATCCCATTCCCAGAAAGTTTGAGATAGAACCTCTATCATCAGCCCATGAGCCTGGGGGCTCCCTTTCTGAAAGATCAGTAATCTGTGATATATCCCCACTAAGACAGATTGTCAGGGACCCAGGGGCTCACTCATTGGGACACATGGGTGCTGATACCAGAATTGGGAGGAATGAACATCTCAACCCAAGTTTAAGTCAGTCAGTCATTCTTCCTGGTGGGTTGGTGTCCAGGGAAACAAAATTGAAATCCCAGAGTGGGCAGATAAAAGAGGAAGACTTTGAACAATCCAAATCTCAAGTTAGTTTCAACC TAGATGGAGACCACTGCCATCCTACCAGCATCCAACATGAGACTTGCCGTGGCAATGCCAGTCCTGGAGCAGCAGCTCATGATTCCATTTCAGACTATGGCCCACAAGATAGCAGGTCCACACCAACTCGGCAGGTCCCTGGTAGAGCTGGTAGCCGGGAGACTCTGAGGGGTCAGTCCTCTTCGCAGTACCATGAGTTTGCTGAAAAATTGAAGATGTCTCCAGGCAGGAGCAGAGGTCCAGGGAGTGACCCTCATCACATGAACCCACATATGAGCTTTTCAGAAAGGGCCAATAGGAGTTCTTTACATGCTCCTTTTTCCCTCAACTCAGAAAGCCTGGCCTCTGCTTACCACACAAACACCGGGGCTCATGCTTATGGGGACCCTAATACTGGTTTGAATACCCAGCTCCATTATATGAGACAGATGTACCAACAGCAACAAGAGGAGTATAAAGATTGGGCCAGCAGCTCTGCTCAGGGAGTGATTGCTGCTGCACAACATAGGCAGGAAGGGCCACAGAAGAGCCCACGGCAGCAGCAGTTTCTTGACAGAGTACGGAGCCCCCTGAAAAATGACAAAGATGGAATGATGTATGGCCCACCAGTAGGTACATACCAtgatccaagcactcaggaagctgggcGCTGTCTCATGTCTAGTGATGGTCTGCCTGCCAAAAGCATGGAATTGAAGCACAGCTCTCGGAAGTTACAGGAGTCTT TGCAGACTTCTCCAGCCAAAATCAGTGGTCCCCCAGGAATGTCTAATCAAAAACGGTATGGGCCACCCCATGAGCCAGATGGGCATGGACTAGCCGAGTCTGCACAGTCTTCCAAACCTAGTAACGTAATGTTACAGCTTCCTGGTCAAGAGGATCATTCTTCTCACAATCCCTTAATCATGCGGAGGCGTGTTCGTTCTTTTATCTCCCATATTCCCAGTAATAGACAGTCATAAGATGtaaaaaaaacagtaac ctGCCTCCTCCACACATCCAAAGAAGGTGCCGATAAAGC TAATTCCTACAGCCATCTTTCTCACAGTCAGGATATCAAGCCCATCCCTAAGAGAGATGCTTCCAAGGACCTTCCAAACCCAGACAATAGAAACTGTCCTGCGGTTACCCTGACAAGCCCTGCTAAGACCGAAACACTGCCCCCACGGAAGGGACGGGGATTAAAATTGGAAGCTATAGTTCAGAAGATCACATCCCCAAATATTAGGAGGAGTGCATCTGCAAGCCGTGCTGAGGGTGGGGGAGACACAGTCACACTGGATGATATACTATCTCTAAAGAGTGGTCTTCCTGAAGGTGGGACTGTGGCTACTCAAGAAGCTGAGATGGAAAAGCGAAAGGGTGAGGTGGTATCTGACCCAGTCAGTGCAACAAGCCAGGAAGCGAATGTTGAAAAGCCTCTTCCAGGGCCTTCTGAAGAGTGGTGTGGCAGTGGGGATGACAAAGTCAAGACAGAGGCACATGTAGAAACAGCTTCTACTGGAAAGGAACCCTCTGGTACTATGACATCCACAGCTTCTCAGAAGCCTGGTGGTAACCAAGGGAGACCAGATGGTTCCCTGAGTGGAGCAGCACCACTAATCTTTCCTGACTCAAAGAATGTAGCTCCAGTGGGCATATTGGCCCCTGAGGCAAACCCCAaggctgaagagaaagaaaataatacagcCATGATTTCACCCAAACAAGAAAGTTTCCCCCCAAAAGGGTATTTCCCatcaggaaagaaaaaggggagaCCAATTGGTAGTGTgaataagcaaaagaaacagcagcagcaaccacctccacctcctcaggCCCCTCAGATGCCAGAAGGTTCTGCAGATGGAGAGCCGAAGCCAAAAAAGCAGAGGCAaacaagggagagaaggaagcctgGGGCCCAGCCAAGGAAGCGGAAAACCAAACAAGCAGTTCCCATTGAAGAACCTCAAGAACCAGAGATCAAGCTAACGTATGCTACCCAGCCGCTAGATAAAACCGATGCCAAAAACAAGTCTTTTTCCCCTTACATCCATGTAGTAAATAAGAGTGAACTTGGGGCTGTTTGTACAATCATAAATGCTGGAGAAGAAGAACAGACCAAGTTGGTGAGGAGCCGGAAGGGTCAGAGGTCTctgacccctccccccagcagCACAGAAAGCAAGGTGCTCCCAGCTTCCTCCTTTATGCTGCGGGGACCTGTGGTAACAGAATCTTCTGTTATGGGGCACCTGGTTTGCTGTCTCTGTGGCAAGTGGGCCAGTTACCGTAACATGGGTGACCTCTTCGGACCCTTTTATCCCCAAGATTATGCAGCCAGTCTACCGAAGAAGCCACCTCCTAAGAGGTCCACAGAAATGCAGAGCAGAGTCAAGGTTCAGCACAAAAGCGCTTCTAATGGTTCAAAAACCGacgctgaggaggaggaggagcagcagcagcagaaggagcagaggagCCTGGCTGCTCATCCTAGGTTCAAGCGGTGCCACCGCTCAGAAGACTGTGGTGGAGGTCCTCGGTCCCTGTCCAGGGGGTTCCCTTGTAAAACAGCAGCCGCTGAGGGCAGCAGTGAAAAGACTGTCTCAGACACAAAGCCTACCACTTCAGAAGGCGGtcctgagctggagttacaaatccCTGAACTACCTCTTGACAGCAACGAATTTTGGGTCCATGAGGGTTGTATTCTCTGGGCCAATGGAATCTACCTGGTCTGTGGCAGGCTCTATGGCCTGCAGGAAATGCTGGAAATTGCCAGGGAGATAAAATGCTCCCACTGCCAGGAGGCTGGCGCTACTTTGGGCTGCTACAACAAAGGCTGCCCCTTCCGATACCATTACCCATGTGCCATTGATGCAGATTGTTTGCTGCATGAGGAAAATTTCTCGGTGAGGTGCCCCAAGCACAGGGTGAGACTGGAGATGAGAAGGTGGTGGGCATACTTGATGCAATGGAATCCCCCTGCTGTGCAATCACAGCCcactctgccctgccctgcatCCCCGCTGGGCCTGCCCATGCCGGAATTttctccctatgttctcccatcACACTCAGACTGGTGA